Proteins encoded in a region of the Streptomyces sp. NBC_01471 genome:
- the thiC gene encoding phosphomethylpyrimidine synthase ThiC, with the protein MTTVDARTPATDQDERKPGWHKGYVAGPEGSRADLRVPVRQVHLTNGQDVTLYDTSGPYTDPTVETDVRRGLAPLRENWIIGRGDTEEYAGRPARPEDDGIKHTSPRGGLRNLDAVFPGRPRQPRRGREGRAVSQLAYAVRGEITPEMEYVAIRENVSPEVVREEIAAGRAVLPANVNHPEIEPMIIGKRFLVKVNANIGNSAVTSSIEEEVDKMTWATKWGADTVMDLSTGRNIHATREWVLRNSPVPIGTVPLYQALEKVDGQAEELTWDIYKDTVIEQAEQGVDYMTVHAGVLLRYVPLTARRKTGIVSRGGSIMAAWCLAHHKESFLYENFEELSSILASYDVTYSLGDGLRPGSIADANDEAQFAELRTLGELNTIAKRHGVQTMIEGPGHVPMHKIKENIDLQQEICEEAPFYTLGPLTTDVAPAYDHITSGIGAAMIAWWGTAMLCYVTPKEHLGLPNRDDVKTGVITYKIAAHAADLAKGHQDAQKWDDALSDARFEFRWEDQFNLALDPDTAREFHDETLPAEPAKTAHFCSMCGPKFCSMKISQDIRREHGGSQEEIESGMAEKSKEFAASGNRVYLPIAD; encoded by the coding sequence ATGACCACAGTGGATGCACGCACGCCTGCCACCGATCAGGACGAGCGCAAGCCGGGCTGGCACAAGGGATATGTCGCGGGCCCGGAGGGCTCGCGCGCGGATCTCCGGGTGCCCGTCAGGCAGGTGCACCTCACCAATGGGCAGGACGTGACGCTGTACGACACGTCAGGCCCGTACACCGATCCCACCGTCGAGACCGATGTCCGGCGCGGGCTCGCCCCGCTCCGGGAGAACTGGATCATCGGCCGCGGCGACACCGAGGAGTACGCGGGCCGCCCGGCCCGCCCCGAGGACGACGGGATCAAGCACACATCGCCGCGCGGAGGGCTCCGTAACCTCGACGCGGTCTTCCCCGGCCGTCCCCGCCAGCCCAGGAGGGGGCGCGAAGGGCGCGCGGTGAGCCAGCTCGCGTACGCCGTGCGCGGGGAAATCACCCCGGAGATGGAGTACGTCGCGATCCGGGAGAACGTCTCCCCCGAGGTCGTACGGGAGGAGATCGCCGCCGGCCGGGCGGTCCTGCCGGCCAACGTCAACCACCCGGAGATCGAGCCGATGATCATCGGGAAGCGCTTCCTGGTGAAGGTCAACGCCAACATCGGCAACTCCGCGGTCACTTCCTCCATCGAGGAGGAGGTGGACAAGATGACCTGGGCCACCAAATGGGGCGCAGACACGGTCATGGACCTGTCCACCGGGCGCAATATCCACGCCACCCGCGAGTGGGTGCTGCGCAACTCCCCCGTGCCGATCGGCACGGTCCCGCTCTACCAGGCCCTGGAGAAGGTCGATGGCCAGGCCGAGGAGCTGACCTGGGACATCTACAAGGACACGGTCATCGAGCAGGCCGAACAGGGCGTCGACTACATGACGGTGCACGCGGGGGTGCTGCTGCGGTACGTGCCGCTCACCGCACGCCGCAAGACCGGGATCGTCTCGCGGGGCGGCTCGATCATGGCGGCCTGGTGCCTGGCGCACCACAAGGAGTCGTTCCTGTATGAGAACTTCGAGGAGCTCTCGTCCATTCTGGCCTCCTACGACGTCACCTACTCGCTGGGCGACGGACTGCGGCCGGGGTCGATCGCGGACGCCAACGACGAGGCGCAGTTCGCGGAGTTGCGCACCCTCGGGGAACTCAACACGATCGCCAAACGTCATGGTGTACAGACGATGATCGAGGGTCCCGGTCACGTCCCGATGCACAAGATCAAGGAGAACATCGACCTCCAGCAGGAGATCTGCGAGGAGGCCCCCTTCTATACGCTCGGCCCGCTCACCACGGACGTGGCCCCGGCGTATGACCACATCACCTCCGGCATCGGGGCGGCGATGATCGCCTGGTGGGGCACGGCCATGCTCTGCTACGTCACGCCCAAGGAGCACCTGGGGCTGCCCAACCGGGACGACGTGAAGACCGGCGTCATCACGTACAAGATCGCGGCCCATGCGGCGGATCTCGCCAAGGGGCACCAGGACGCGCAGAAGTGGGACGACGCGCTCTCGGACGCACGCTTCGAGTTCCGCTGGGAGGACCAGTTCAATCTCGCTCTCGACCCCGACACGGCAAGGGAGTTCCATGACGAGACGCTGCCGGCCGAGCCGGCGAAGACCGCGCATTTCTGTTCCATGTGCGGGCCGAAGTTCTGCTCGATGAAGATCTCCCAGGACATCCGCCGCGAGCACGGCGGAAGCCAGGAGGAGATCGAGTCGGGGATGGCGGAGAAGTCGAAGGAGTTCGCGGCCAGCGGCAACCGGGTGTACCTGCCGATCGCCGACTGA
- a CDS encoding metallophosphoesterase — protein MTQGAGLEPAMRTATVRDFRVPPLPASEHVHEAGKAPRYAAGEEPDGYTATQRDLPVISRGGPGDTVVVPIVPEPQPLPAPSEGEGGLGPLYVVGDVHGYLDELLAALCAQGLIDTEGNWAAGNARLWFLGDFTDRGPDGIGVIDLVMRLSAEAAAAGGYCKALMGNHELLLIGAKRFGDTPVNSGAGTATFQAAWLLNGGQKADMDRLQDVHLQWMSRLDAMELEDDHLLVHSDTTAYLDYGDSLEAVNDTVRETLTRNDADECWDLFRKFTKRFAFRDESGPQAVQELLGVFGGHRIVHGHSPIPYLLGEVGAEDGEDSPRTVIEGPHLYADGLAVAMDGGVTMAGKLLVVQLPLPN, from the coding sequence ATGACTCAGGGGGCCGGTCTGGAACCCGCGATGCGGACGGCGACAGTGCGGGACTTCCGCGTACCGCCCCTGCCCGCGTCCGAGCACGTCCACGAGGCCGGGAAGGCGCCGCGGTACGCCGCCGGTGAGGAGCCGGACGGGTATACGGCGACCCAGCGGGACCTGCCCGTCATCAGCCGTGGCGGCCCCGGTGACACGGTCGTCGTACCGATCGTGCCCGAACCCCAGCCCCTCCCCGCTCCCTCCGAAGGCGAGGGGGGTCTCGGACCGCTCTACGTCGTCGGCGACGTCCACGGATACCTCGACGAACTCCTGGCCGCCCTGTGCGCCCAGGGGCTCATCGACACCGAGGGCAACTGGGCCGCCGGGAACGCCCGCCTCTGGTTCCTCGGCGACTTCACCGACCGCGGCCCGGACGGCATCGGCGTCATCGACCTGGTGATGCGGCTGTCCGCCGAGGCCGCGGCCGCCGGAGGTTACTGCAAGGCCCTCATGGGCAACCACGAGCTGCTGCTCATCGGCGCCAAACGCTTCGGCGACACCCCGGTCAACTCCGGTGCGGGCACCGCGACCTTCCAGGCGGCCTGGCTGCTCAACGGCGGCCAGAAGGCCGACATGGACCGGCTGCAGGACGTCCACCTCCAGTGGATGTCACGGCTCGACGCCATGGAGCTGGAGGACGACCACCTCCTGGTGCACTCCGACACCACCGCCTATCTCGACTACGGCGATTCGCTCGAAGCGGTCAACGACACCGTCCGCGAGACGCTCACCCGCAACGACGCCGACGAATGCTGGGACCTGTTCCGCAAGTTCACCAAGCGCTTCGCGTTCCGCGACGAGTCGGGACCGCAGGCCGTGCAGGAGCTCCTGGGGGTCTTCGGCGGCCACCGGATCGTCCACGGCCACAGCCCCATCCCGTACCTGCTGGGCGAGGTCGGGGCCGAGGACGGCGAGGACAGCCCGCGTACCGTCATCGAGGGCCCGCACCTGTACGCGGACGGGCTCGCCGTCGCCATGGACGGCGGCGTGACCATGGCCGGAAAGCTACTCGTGGTGCAGCTGCCGCTGCCGAACTGA
- a CDS encoding LacI family DNA-binding transcriptional regulator: protein MTAAGKHQVSRAETPRRANRQGRAGIRDVAAAAGVSITTVSDALNGKGRLPDATRRHVREVADRLGYRPSAAARTLRTGKSGLIGLTVTTYGDEPFTFTEFAYFAEMARAATSAALARGYALVILPATSRHSAVDVWSNVALDGTVVIDPSDHDPVVIELVRQGLPVVSDGRPAGTLPVTAWVDNDHEAAVLDLLDHLAAAGARRIGLLTGTTTDTYTRLSTTAYLRWCERVGQDPVYESYPAHDPCAGAVAADRLLARPDRPDAVYGLFDPNGTDLLAAARRYGLRVPEDLLLVCCSESTVYASTEPPITTLSLKPRRIGTAVIQLLIDAIEGINDDHPVEQVIPTELIVRTSSQRRPPRTTVSAPRSPAPD from the coding sequence ATGACAGCAGCAGGGAAGCACCAGGTGAGCCGGGCGGAGACTCCCCGCAGGGCCAACCGGCAAGGACGAGCGGGCATCCGGGACGTGGCCGCCGCAGCCGGTGTCTCCATCACGACCGTCTCCGACGCGCTCAACGGCAAGGGCAGGCTCCCGGACGCCACCCGCCGCCATGTCCGCGAGGTCGCCGACCGGCTGGGCTACCGCCCTTCCGCCGCGGCCCGAACCCTCCGTACCGGAAAGTCCGGCCTCATCGGCCTGACGGTCACCACGTACGGGGATGAACCTTTCACCTTCACCGAATTCGCGTACTTCGCCGAGATGGCCAGAGCCGCCACCTCCGCCGCGCTCGCACGCGGCTATGCCCTCGTCATCCTCCCCGCGACGTCGCGCCACAGCGCGGTCGACGTCTGGTCGAACGTCGCGCTGGACGGCACCGTAGTCATCGACCCCTCCGACCACGACCCCGTAGTCATCGAACTCGTACGCCAAGGCCTCCCCGTCGTCTCCGACGGCCGCCCGGCGGGCACCCTGCCCGTCACGGCCTGGGTCGACAACGACCACGAGGCCGCGGTCCTCGATCTGCTCGACCATCTCGCCGCAGCCGGGGCCCGCCGTATCGGGCTGCTCACCGGCACCACGACGGACACGTACACCCGCCTCTCCACCACCGCGTATCTGCGCTGGTGCGAGCGGGTCGGACAGGATCCGGTGTACGAGTCCTACCCCGCGCACGACCCGTGCGCGGGAGCCGTCGCCGCGGACCGCCTGCTCGCCCGTCCGGACCGTCCGGACGCCGTCTACGGACTCTTCGACCCCAACGGCACCGACCTGCTGGCGGCAGCACGGCGGTACGGACTGCGTGTCCCCGAGGATCTGCTGCTGGTCTGCTGCAGCGAATCCACCGTGTACGCGAGCACCGAGCCGCCCATCACGACCCTCTCGCTCAAGCCCCGCCGGATCGGTACGGCCGTCATCCAGTTACTCATCGATGCCATCGAAGGCATCAATGACGATCACCCGGTCGAGCAGGTGATACCGACCGAACTCATCGTCCGGACCTCCTCGCAGCGCCGCCCGCCGCGCACGACGGTCAGCGCACCCCGCTCCCCCGCGCCGGACTGA
- the hisC gene encoding histidinol-phosphate transaminase — translation MSQKSPRLRAALDGIPAYVPGRPAAEAGPVAYKLSSNENPYPPLPGVMETAIAAAGTFNRYPDMACTALMNELAERFGVPVSHLATGTGSVGVAQSLLQVTSGPGDEVIYAWRSFEAYPIITRISGATAVQVPLDSGDVHDLDAMAAAITERTRMIFVCNPNNPTGTVVRRAQLERFLDRVPSDVLVVLDEAYREFNRDTDVPDGIEVYRDRPNVAVLRTFSKAYGLAGLRIGFAIAHEPVAAALRKTAVPFGVSQLAQDAAVASLRAEDELWGRVGSLVTERTRVYEGLVGQGWTVPETQANFVWLRLGERTADFAAACEKAGVVVRPFAGEGVRVTIGETEGNDLFLQAAAAFRKEL, via the coding sequence GTGAGCCAGAAGAGCCCCAGGCTGCGCGCCGCACTGGACGGCATTCCCGCGTACGTTCCGGGCAGGCCGGCCGCCGAGGCCGGCCCGGTCGCCTACAAGCTGTCCTCCAACGAGAACCCCTATCCGCCGCTGCCTGGGGTGATGGAGACCGCGATCGCCGCGGCCGGGACCTTCAACCGGTACCCGGACATGGCGTGCACCGCCCTGATGAACGAACTGGCCGAGCGCTTCGGGGTGCCGGTCTCCCATCTGGCGACCGGTACCGGATCGGTCGGCGTCGCCCAGTCGCTGCTCCAGGTGACCTCGGGCCCCGGTGACGAGGTGATCTACGCCTGGAGGTCGTTCGAGGCGTACCCGATCATCACGCGGATCAGCGGGGCGACCGCGGTGCAGGTGCCGCTTGACTCGGGCGATGTGCATGACCTGGACGCCATGGCGGCCGCGATCACCGAGCGAACCCGGATGATCTTCGTCTGCAACCCCAACAACCCGACCGGGACCGTGGTCCGCAGGGCCCAGCTGGAGCGCTTCCTGGACCGGGTGCCCTCCGACGTCCTGGTGGTCCTGGACGAGGCGTACCGGGAGTTCAACCGGGACACCGATGTGCCCGACGGCATCGAGGTGTACCGGGACCGGCCCAACGTGGCGGTGCTGCGGACCTTCTCCAAGGCGTACGGGCTGGCCGGGCTGCGGATCGGCTTCGCCATCGCCCATGAGCCGGTCGCGGCCGCGCTGCGCAAGACCGCGGTGCCCTTCGGGGTGAGCCAGCTGGCGCAGGACGCGGCGGTCGCGTCCCTGCGGGCCGAGGACGAGCTGTGGGGCCGGGTCGGATCGCTGGTCACCGAGCGGACCCGGGTGTACGAGGGGCTGGTCGGCCAGGGCTGGACGGTGCCGGAGACACAGGCCAACTTCGTGTGGCTGCGGCTGGGCGAGCGCACCGCCGACTTCGCCGCGGCCTGTGAGAAGGCGGGGGTGGTGGTGCGTCCCTTCGCCGGTGAGGGCGTACGGGTCACCATCGGTGAGACCGAGGGCAACGACCTCTTCCTCCAGGCGGCGGCGGCCTTCCGCAAGGAGCTGTAG
- a CDS encoding cytochrome ubiquinol oxidase subunit I: MELALSPDTLARWQFGLTTVYHYLFVPLTISLAAITAGFETAWVRKGAEKYFHATKFWGKLLLINLAIGVATGLVQEFQFGMNWSDYSKFVGDVFGAPLAMEALIAFFFESTFIGLWIFGWDKLPKKIHCACIWMVAIGTTFSAYFILAANSWMQHPVGYTIDRATGAAHLNDIWGVLTQKTALVVFTHTMTSAFLTGGAFVVGIASYHLWKIRRARAAGTSTDTKRTRMMRTSLRMGLVMTVTAGILTALSGDQLGKVMFEQQPMKMAAAEALWETQAPAPFSVFAVGNVAAGHNSVELSVPGILSFLAHDDFHTAVPGIHQTAKAEAAKYGGSPDDYVPNIFVTFWGFRLMIGIGLTASVAAAAGLWLTRKKKWLLPEHRTGDDEAPKLMLTASRELNPFFTKWGWRVGMASLVFPLIANSIGWVFTEMGRQPWAVFGLFKTADSVSPGVSQTEMLISLIVLVTLYVILGWINVRLMKKYAVMGPDTDEQPPAKDPRLRGPSSGPGGSGTRDDDADADKPLTFAY; this comes from the coding sequence GTGGAACTAGCTCTGTCGCCGGATACCCTGGCGCGTTGGCAGTTCGGGCTGACCACCGTCTACCACTACCTGTTCGTCCCCCTCACGATCTCCCTCGCCGCGATCACCGCGGGCTTCGAGACCGCCTGGGTGCGGAAGGGCGCGGAGAAGTACTTCCACGCCACGAAGTTCTGGGGGAAGCTCCTGCTGATCAACCTGGCCATCGGGGTCGCCACCGGCCTCGTCCAGGAGTTCCAGTTCGGGATGAACTGGTCGGACTACTCGAAGTTCGTCGGTGACGTCTTCGGGGCGCCGCTCGCGATGGAGGCGCTGATCGCCTTCTTCTTCGAGTCGACCTTCATCGGGCTGTGGATCTTCGGCTGGGACAAGCTGCCCAAGAAGATCCACTGTGCCTGCATCTGGATGGTGGCCATCGGCACGACCTTCTCCGCGTACTTCATCCTGGCGGCCAACTCCTGGATGCAGCACCCGGTCGGGTACACCATCGACCGTGCCACCGGTGCCGCGCATCTCAACGACATCTGGGGCGTGCTCACCCAGAAGACGGCGCTGGTCGTCTTCACCCACACCATGACCTCGGCCTTCCTCACCGGCGGCGCCTTCGTCGTCGGCATCGCCAGTTACCACCTGTGGAAGATCAGGCGGGCCAGGGCCGCGGGCACCAGCACCGACACCAAGCGCACCCGCATGATGCGCACCTCGCTGCGCATGGGCCTGGTGATGACGGTGACCGCCGGAATCCTCACCGCGCTCTCCGGCGACCAGCTGGGCAAGGTGATGTTCGAGCAGCAGCCCATGAAGATGGCCGCGGCCGAGGCACTCTGGGAGACCCAGGCCCCGGCGCCGTTCTCCGTCTTCGCGGTGGGCAATGTGGCGGCGGGTCACAACTCCGTCGAGCTGTCGGTACCGGGAATCCTGTCCTTCCTCGCCCACGACGACTTCCACACCGCGGTACCCGGCATCCACCAGACCGCCAAGGCCGAGGCCGCCAAGTACGGCGGCAGCCCCGACGACTACGTGCCGAACATCTTCGTCACCTTCTGGGGATTCCGTCTCATGATCGGGATCGGGCTCACCGCATCGGTGGCCGCGGCTGCCGGACTCTGGCTGACCCGGAAGAAGAAGTGGCTGCTGCCGGAGCACCGGACCGGCGACGACGAGGCACCCAAGCTGATGCTCACCGCGAGCCGGGAGCTGAACCCCTTCTTCACGAAGTGGGGCTGGCGCGTGGGGATGGCCTCCCTGGTCTTCCCGCTGATCGCCAACTCCATCGGCTGGGTGTTCACCGAGATGGGCCGGCAGCCCTGGGCCGTCTTCGGTCTCTTCAAGACCGCCGACTCCGTCTCCCCCGGTGTCTCCCAGACGGAGATGCTCATCTCACTGATCGTCCTCGTCACGCTCTACGTGATTCTCGGCTGGATCAATGTCCGGCTGATGAAGAAGTACGCGGTGATGGGACCGGACACCGACGAGCAGCCGCCCGCCAAGGACCCGCGGCTGCGCGGCCCCTCCTCCGGGCCCGGCGGATCCGGGACCCGGGATGACGACGCCGACGCCGACAAACCCCTGACCTTCGCGTACTGA
- the cydB gene encoding cytochrome d ubiquinol oxidase subunit II, whose protein sequence is MGLNDFWFLLIAVLWTGYFFLEGFDFGVGILTRLLARDRRERRVLINIIGPVWDGNEVWLITAAGAMFAAFPVWYATFFSGFYLLLVLVLVLLIVRVLSFEYRHKRPEESWQRNWEWVLFTSSLLLPFLWGLIFANMVHGVPVNSHQDYAGSFGDLLNGYGILGGFAFTALCTLHGAVFTALKTVGDIRVRARAFAAKAAVVTAALAAAFLIWLQADRGDGSTLTALCVALAALVAAFVMNARTREGWAFAFTGVAIAATVAALFLSLAPDVMPSSLNTAWSLTIDNAASGHYTLKVMTWVAGIMTPLVLLYQGWTYWVFRKRLGTQHIADAH, encoded by the coding sequence ATGGGCCTCAACGACTTCTGGTTTCTGCTGATCGCCGTGCTGTGGACCGGGTACTTCTTCCTCGAAGGCTTCGACTTCGGGGTCGGTATCCTCACCCGGCTGCTGGCCAGGGACCGGCGCGAGCGCCGGGTGCTGATCAACATCATCGGTCCCGTCTGGGACGGTAACGAGGTGTGGCTGATCACTGCGGCAGGCGCGATGTTCGCGGCCTTCCCGGTCTGGTACGCCACCTTCTTCAGTGGCTTCTATCTGCTGCTCGTCCTGGTCCTGGTGCTGCTGATCGTGCGGGTCCTGTCCTTCGAGTACCGCCACAAGCGGCCCGAGGAGAGCTGGCAGCGCAACTGGGAGTGGGTGCTCTTCACCAGCTCGCTGCTGCTGCCGTTCCTCTGGGGGCTGATCTTCGCCAACATGGTCCACGGGGTGCCGGTCAACAGCCACCAGGACTACGCCGGCTCGTTCGGGGACCTGCTGAACGGTTACGGGATCCTCGGCGGGTTCGCCTTCACCGCGCTGTGCACCCTGCACGGAGCTGTCTTCACGGCGCTGAAGACGGTCGGAGACATCCGGGTGCGGGCCAGGGCCTTCGCGGCCAAGGCCGCTGTTGTCACGGCGGCCCTCGCTGCGGCCTTCCTGATCTGGCTGCAGGCGGACCGCGGCGACGGATCCACCCTGACGGCGCTGTGTGTGGCGCTGGCGGCGCTCGTCGCGGCGTTCGTGATGAACGCCCGGACCAGGGAGGGCTGGGCCTTCGCGTTCACGGGCGTGGCCATCGCGGCCACGGTCGCCGCACTGTTCCTCTCGCTGGCGCCGGATGTGATGCCGTCCTCGCTCAACACCGCCTGGAGTCTGACGATCGACAACGCGGCGTCCGGCCATTACACGCTCAAGGTCATGACCTGGGTGGCGGGCATCATGACGCCGCTGGTCCTGCTCTACCAGGGCTGGACGTACTGGGTGTTCCGCAAGCGGCTGGGTACCCAGCACATCGCCGATGCCCACTAG